TGAAGCCCTCAAGGAGGCGGCGGCCGCAGTAGAACCCGAAGAGGACCAGCAGCACATCGAGGCCGGCCGAGGCCGACCCGGCCCACACATGGAACAGGACCACGAGCGCAACCGCCAGGCCTCGCAGCCCACTCAGGTCGTCCCGCACCGTCGGTGCCGTGCGCGGGACCGCGGACGGCAACGGCCGTTCGGTCAGCACAGTCAACACGGTCACTATCCAAGATCGGGGATGTCGAATTCCGTCCCGCAGCTTAACGGCGGCAGGTCCTGGGGCTAAACCCGCAGGACTGCGCCGCGCGCGACGCCCCACGGGCCGGCGAAATCCGGTTTGCCGCCGCCCGCCCCGAGCGACGCGCACGGCGCGGGCGCCGCCATCCATACTGACGTATTCCTTGACAGGAATACGTCAGCGGCTCTACCTTGGCGTCATGCAGGCGACGGTGTTCGGGGCCCTTGCTGAGCCGAGTCGGCTCCGCATCGTCGAGCTGCTGCGGACCGGGCCGATGTCGGTGGGCGAGATCGCCGACGCGCTCGACATCCGCCAGCCGCAGGTGAGCAAACACCTTCGGGTCCTGGGGGATTCGGGCGTCGTGTCCGGTGCGGCGCTGGCTCGTCGCCGGATCTACCGGCTCGAACCGAAACCGTTCGAGGAGATCGTTCGGTGGGCCGGGTCTTTCGAGCGGCTCTGGGACGCCCGGCTCGACTCGTTGGGCACCTTTCTCGAAACCCTGGCCGACGAAAGCCCCGACGACCCCCGCTGACCTCCAATCCGACAGGAGACGCACCATGATCTTGCAGTTGTTCAAGAAGACCAAGGAAC
This DNA window, taken from Mycolicibacterium sp. MU0050, encodes the following:
- a CDS encoding metalloregulator ArsR/SmtB family transcription factor; protein product: MQATVFGALAEPSRLRIVELLRTGPMSVGEIADALDIRQPQVSKHLRVLGDSGVVSGAALARRRIYRLEPKPFEEIVRWAGSFERLWDARLDSLGTFLETLADESPDDPR